Genomic segment of Lemur catta isolate mLemCat1 chromosome 2, mLemCat1.pri, whole genome shotgun sequence:
AGCTAACAAATTACTAATTCCTGACAGAATATGGGGTTTTGAAATTGTTATTTCCATATTTACTTACCTATAATTTTTAGTTGTTGGtgtgtcaaaatattaatacatctgaTCAGACATAATGGAAACGTCACACAAAGTGTGTGTGGTGATGAAAGAGATCAAACTCAGCTTGCATTTTGATCCGTTTAGATAATGTGAAAGCTTTCACGTGTTTTCTTTCTTCGATTCCTGGATTTTTCTCatcttctctttacttttctaattttctttcttttctctctacccGGAGAGAAGTATCGGGTATATGAAGGATTCTGAAAAGTATTGGAGGGGTTTTGGTCCAaagaaaagattcctttttttACTCAAATCTTAGAAACCAAGAGATTTCTTTCTATGCTAGCCAAAATAATACGgatgcacgtgtgcacacacacacacacacacacacacacactttaatttcattcttctaattTCTAATCTCTTTGCTTCAATTCACTCATACAGAATAAGTCTATTCCGTTTCTTTTTGAGTAAACAAATTAGTATTATGGAAATGTGAGCTGAAAATTTTACCCAGTAAAATGTACTTAAGGGCTCTGCGAAACCAGGGATAGAAGAAACCATATATTAAGGGATTACAGGTGGAGTTAAAATAGCCAAACCATGTCAAGGCATCAAACAAAACGACAGGAGTAGAGAAGTTCAGAAAGGGATCCAATAAAATTGTGAAGAAACAGGGAAACCAACATAATAAGAAAACACCCATCACTATCCCTAAAGTTTTGGctgcttttttgtctttcctcatctgattattttgattttctggcAAGTTATTGATTGCACGAGCATGTTTTCTGGATACTGCAAAGATTTTGCCATAAATCCCCACCATCATAGATCCAGGAGTGAAGAAACCTGCCATAAACAGGGTGGTTCCCCAGAGCTTGTTGAACATCACTGGGCAGGAACTGGAACAAGCGACCAAGACATCATAGCCCGCTATGCCGTCAGCGTAAGCCTCCGAGAAGACCACCCCAAATGCAAATGCCCCAGGGACTGACCAGCAGAGAAGTAGCAACCGTTTAATGACTGGAATTGTCATTTTGGTGGAATAACGTAATGGGTAACAGATAGCATAAAATCTATCAATGGCTACTGAGCAAAGATGGAAAATAGATGTTATGCTAAGCATCAAGTCAAAACTATAATGAATCTTGCAAAATGTAAGCCCAAAATACCAGCAATTCTCCACCGATCGGATCATACTATATGGCATGATGGTAAATCCCAGGAGGAAATCAGTGACTGCCATGGAGAGAATGAGCAAGTTGGTTGGTGTGTGAAGCTGCTTGAAGTAGGAAATGGAAATGATCATGGCAAGATTGCCAAATACCGTGATGAATATGGCTCCTGCCATAAATGAATACATGGCAGCTCGGACACCCAGGGATTTCTCATTTTCTGGGCAAGATCCATTTCCATATTCAGAGCAATCGAATGTTTCCTtcaaaaacacaagaaaacataGAATcttgtcagaaaataaataaaaatattctatattttatgtatactttcatagaaaaactaaagaaagacaTAGAAGACTTAAGGAAGATAATTTATGTTGAATTATTACTTATTATCTTTCCTACTTATTTACCTTAACTTTTATTTGGAATTTCATGGAATTCTAGCCTAAGGGGGTTCAATGACCATTACTTACTTTATATTTTCCTCTATACCACCAACATTTAGTAAGCTCTTACTTTATGCCAgggtctgaaattttaaaaaagaagaagaaggaacaaATTATTGAACTAACTATGATTGGTCCTCCTATGGGCACAGAGGAATAGATGTCTGTTACACAATACATGCCCTTCTTTCTCAAATGCATCTGGAATACATAATCAGATTTGATTTGATGGGTCTATTGCTTTGTGGGCCAGGAGGTTATTATTTGAGAAtagtttcattcattttcactattattttcactgtgctttgatttttttcttcatgctaAAGTTGTTTTAAGGTGGAAGAATTATTTAATGACCCCTAATTATCTGATCAAATCCTCCTCTTCCACACTCATGAATACTTAAAGAGCATCACACCAGCCAGAGCAGCTAAATCAGAGGTAGGCAGAGACCAAGGCTGGACTACCCTCACTTCTTTGCAAAGAGCAAGTGCACCGACCCATTGTCTTTCCTCACAGCCCTGTGCAGCATACAACAGGCAATAGCAACAGCTTGACAAGTTCTGGCGTGTAGGTCACACAGAGGTCTACAAGCAGGTGGCCGGGGAGCTTTGAGAAAGCAAGCCATCTCCACTACAAGAAAAACAAGCTTATGCCCTCCTTACGGTGGCCCACTGTGTTCATTTTGCTTATAAAAATCCACATGTTATCCTTTACATGTATATTTGGATTGTAACATGTTCATGAGTGAGAatgatttccttttaaaaatgtacattaggGAGAAAAGCACTATCTATATGcaaagtataactttttttttttttttttgaaacagagtttcgctctgttgcccaggctagagtgagtgctgtggtgtcagcctagttcacagcaacctcaaactcctgggcttaagcgatcctcctgcctcagcctcccgagtagctgggactacaggcatgcgccaccatgcccggctaattttttctatatatatacttttagttggccagataatttcttt
This window contains:
- the LOC123633281 gene encoding trace amine-associated receptor 2, encoding MPPPNSFNASDWTVTQFKRFILRITPFQEASIISSSQETFDCSEYGNGSCPENEKSLGVRAAMYSFMAGAIFITVFGNLAMIISISYFKQLHTPTNLLILSMAVTDFLLGFTIMPYSMIRSVENCWYFGLTFCKIHYSFDLMLSITSIFHLCSVAIDRFYAICYPLRYSTKMTIPVIKRLLLLCWSVPGAFAFGVVFSEAYADGIAGYDVLVACSSSCPVMFNKLWGTTLFMAGFFTPGSMMVGIYGKIFAVSRKHARAINNLPENQNNQMRKDKKAAKTLGIVMGVFLLCWFPCFFTILLDPFLNFSTPVVLFDALTWFGYFNSTCNPLIYGFFYPWFRRALKYILLGKIFSSHFHNTNLFTQKETE